A genome region from Rhipicephalus microplus isolate Deutch F79 unplaced genomic scaffold, USDA_Rmic scaffold_15, whole genome shotgun sequence includes the following:
- the LOC142784744 gene encoding uncharacterized protein LOC142784744 — protein MSLAKGAVDKHQARAFSSRSSQSQFASLWRHRFSPSSGNSRIIPGRLPQRIGVMRGDAAAAGGYSASALHGTDAHLLSRAYYTTDFDVATQHEGVSCAPKVALVVTAIVAMFLIGAISLFIMSKDISANILAHNDYRVGEYDGFDPASSRSPHPDVRVREKIIAGHRETASTRRGTVTASKATLGSSTPRSDQHHHGPRYADDGVSETTDRATEAPAATTIGSAERTEEAAAKTDTEQPPKHGCYVALHKYCVKVRDEYYYQPAVNACVMTPTDSTVVCNHSRNKFVSHASCRKDCVESAVPAEKCFHTATFSMCTRRDVRHKWWYYDGSRCQPWNFPLGACPSLTDADGGEAFTSRHECAQLCEGAGDQQQHHLRHRCIPPVREPCTAHQLR, from the exons ATGAGTCTTGCCAAGGGAGCGGTAGACAAGCACCAAGCGCGAGCCTTTTCATCGCGTAGCTCACAGTCCCAGTTCGCATCCCTGTGGCGCCATCGATTCAGCCCAAGCAGCGGCAACTCTCGGATCATCCCCGGCCGGCTCCCGCAGAGGATCGGCGTCATGCGCGGtgacgctgctgctgctggcggGTACAGTGCGTCGGCTCTTCACGGAACTGACGCGCACTTACTGTCACGAGCTTACTACACCACAGACTTCGATGTAGCCACCCAGCACGAGGGGGTGTCGTGTGCGCCAAAG GTTGCCCTCGTGGTCACGGCGATCGTCGCGATGTTCTTGATTGGCGCCATCAGCCTCTTCATAATGAGCAAAGACATTAGTGCGAATATTCTGGCCCACAACGACTACAGGGTAGGTGAGTATGATGGCTTCGATCCTGCCTCATCGAGGAGTCCTCACCCGGATGTAAGAGTACGCGAAAAGATCATTGCCGGCCACCGTGAAACGGCTTCGACGCGTCGCGGTACGGTCACCGCATCGAAAGCCACACTCGGGTCATCGACGCCGAGATCAGACCAGCACCACCACGGACCCAGGTACGCTGATGACGGGGTGTCTGAAACCACCGACAGGGCGACAGAAGCGCCGGCAGCAACGACTATTGGATCTGCTGAAAGAACGGAGGAGGCTGCTGCGAAAACGGATACTGAG CAGCCCCCAAAGCACGGCTGTTACGTCGCTTTGCACAAGTACTGCGTGAAAGTGCGCGACGAGTACTACTACCAGCCGGCAGTGAACGCGTGCGTCATGACACCCACCGACAGCACCGTCGTCTGCAACCACAGCCGCAACAAGTTCGTCTCGCACGCCAGCTGCCGGAAGGACTGCGTCGAGAGCGCAGTGCCGGCTGAAAAGTGCTTTCATACAGCCACTTTCTCAATGTGCACCAG GCGTGACGTGCGCCACAAGTGGTGGTACTACGACGGCTCCCGATGCCAACCGTGGAATTTCCCGCTGGGTGCTTGCCCTTCGCTGACGGACGCTGATGGTGGAGAGGCGTTTACCAGTAGACATGAATGCGCCCAACTCTGCGAGGGAGCTGGCGACCAGCAACAACACCACCTGAGACACCGCTGCATACCACCGGTCAGGGAGCCATGCACTGCTCACCAACTTCGGTAG